From the genome of Impatiens glandulifera chromosome 9, dImpGla2.1, whole genome shotgun sequence, one region includes:
- the LOC124915601 gene encoding phenolic glucoside malonyltransferase 1-like has translation MAMASLNAVIVTEKCRIKQAPNSESEKISETVATNYIPLTFFDTLWLRFPPTQRIFFYEIDQLSSDFFYNTIIPNLKNSLSLTLQHYPSLAGAVTWHPQTGKPVIRHAPDDDGVFFSVAESCANFDSLSTHDLKEAKDLHALLPEFHVSETEATVLSVLVTLFPSQGFSIAYCSHHVSMDGKSNAMFLKSWSTICRDGGAGAHPPEGPELMPVLERSLIADPLDLSKIYVDHWMKTTQNKRSLIPMDKKPETGLFRRTFRLTPGEIGQIKGKIKFPVSSYTAVCAYVWRCLVKAEEGDITKETVYLNINVDCRSRLEPPIPANYFGNCVTYLFAKEKVASLVGDDGLVLAATAVKEAIGRLEKGVVKGAEKWLSEVSSTFRNEKVCGIAASTRFDLYGSDFGWGRPRMAELVSIDRNSSFSLCDGRDGNDVNIEIGIVLKKVQLEAFASLFAQGLQPYE, from the coding sequence ATGGCCATGGCGTCTTTGAACGCGGTGATAGTAACAGAGAAATGTAGGATAAAACAGGCACCAAATTCTGAGTCGGAGAAGATCTCTGAAACCGTCGCTACTAATTACATTCCTCTCACTTTTTTTGACACACTCTGGTTAAGATTCCCCCCAACGCAACGAATCTTCTTCTACGAAATCGATCAACTATCGTCTGACTTTTTCTATAACACCATTATCCCTAACCTCAAGAATTCGCTCTCTCTCACCCTTCAACACTATCCCTCGCTCGCCGGAGCAGTTACATGGCATCCTCAAACTGGCAAGCCGGTTATCCGTCACGCTCCTGACGACGACGGCGTCTTCTTCTCAGTAGCCGAATCATGTGCAAACTTTGATTCTCTTTCCACCCATGATTTGAAAGAAGCTAAAGATTTGCATGCCCTTTTGCCCGAATTTCATGTTTCCGAAACCGAGGCTACGGTTTTATCTGTACTAGTGACTCTGTTTCCTAGTCAAGGATTCTCCATCGCCTACTGCTCCCATCACGTCTCAATGGACGGAAAGAGCAATGCCATGTTTCTAAAGTCATGGAGCACGATTTGCAGAGACGGAGGAGCAGGAGCCCATCCGCCAGAAGGCCCAGAACTAATGCCGGTTCTGGAAAGATCCTTGATCGCTGATCCGTTAGATCTCTCCAAGATTTACGTTGATCATTGGATGAAAACGACGCAGAATAAGAGAAGCCTCATTCCAATGGATAAGAAACCGGAAACTGGGTTATTCAGGAGAACATTCCGGTTAACTCCAGGGGAGATTGGACAAATAAAGGGGAAAATAAAGTTCCCTGTTTCTAGTTACACGGCGGTATGTGCATACGTTTGGAGATGTCTAGTGAAAGCAGAGGAGGGGGACATAACAAAGGAGACTGTTTATCTGAATATCAACGTGGATTGTCGATCGCGATTGGAGCCTCCTATCCCGGCGAATTACTTTGGAAACTGCGTTACTTATCTGTTTGCTAAGGAAAAGGTTGCGTCTTTGGTGGGAGATGATGGGTTGGTGTTGGCGGCGACCGCCGTTAAAGAGGCAATTGGAAGGTTGGAAAAGGGAGTTGTGAAAGGAGCAGAGAAGTGGCTTTCGGAAGTAAGTTCAACGTTTAGGAATGAGAAGGTGTGTGGAATTGCTGCGTCGACGAGGTTTGATCTGTATGGTTCTGATTTTGGATGGGGACGGCCGAGGATGGCGGAGTTGGTGTCCATTGATCGGAATAGTTCTTTCTCTCTGTGCGATGGTAGAGATGGAAATGACGTGAATATTGAGATTGGGATAGTGTTGAAGAAGGTCCAGTTGGAAGCTTTTGCGTCTCTTTTCGCTCAAGGGCTTCAACCATATGAATGA